ccaaaacaatcttgagaagaaagaacagaaccggaggcatcacactccctgatctcaaattgtattatagggcccttgtcataaaaactgctaggtactggaacatgaatagacacactgaccggtgtctcaatagaattgagaggccagaagtaagcccccacacctatggacaattaatctttgacaaaggtgcccagactattaaatggggaaagcaaagtctcttcaacaaatggtgttggaaaaaatgggttgaaacatgcagaagaatgaaactgaatcactatatttcaccaaatacaaaagtgaattccaagtggatcaaggacttggatgttagaccagaaactatcagatacttagaggaaaatattggcagaacccctttctacataaattttaaagacaccttcaatgaaatgaatccaattaaaaagaagactaagtcaagtataaacttatgggactagatcaaattaaaaagcttctgcacagctaaagaaactactacccaaaccaagagacccctaacagaatgggagaagatctttacatgccacacctcagacaagaggctaataaccaaaatatgtaaagaacttgcaaatctcaacaagaaaaaaataaccccttccaaaaatggggggaggacatggacagattattcaccacagaagagatccaaaaggtctagaaacacatggaaaaaaaatgttccaagtctctgactgtcagagaaatgcaagtaaagacaacaatgagataccacttcactcctctaagaatgtcatacatctgaaaaggcaacagcagcaaatgctggagagactgtagggtcaaaggaaccctcctacactgctggtgggaatgtcaattggtccagctatggagaacagtctggagaactctcagaaggctagaaatggacctaccctatgatcctataattcctctcatggggatatatcctaaggaacccaatacacccatccaaaaagctctgtgtacacatatgttggcagcacaatttgtaatagccaaaacctggaagcaacccaggtgtccaacaacagatgagtggctgagaaatttatgatatatatatatatatatatatatatatatatatatcagttataaaaaatggtgactttaccattttcagccaatcttgcaatcttggattgaccttgaaaaaattcatgttaagtgaaataagtcagaaacaaaaggatgaatatgggatgatctcactgtcaggcagaagttgaaaagcaagatcagaaaggaaaacacaggtaGCACCAGAACtgggattggcatattgcaccaaaataaaagactctgggttcggtgggtggagagaatccaagaaggatgacagaggacctagtgggggttgtattgttatatggaacactgggaaatgttatgcatgtacaaactattgtatttactactgaatgtagaacattaattccccaataaagaaattaaaaaaaaacacttacgcATGCCCCATCCTCCCTCTGTACAAGGAGGGTGTCCTGGGGAGTCATTCCAGGCTGGTCCCTGTCGTTAGCAAGAAAGATGCagctaatcaaatccaacagggacccaaaagaaaggagaaaagatgagCTGTTAGTCTGTTTTTCCCCCAAGTCAGTATTTGTTGCTACTATGTTTAATATCCTGTGCTACTTTTCAAAGTGGATGAACATTCTTATGAAGTCAAGTCTAAATCTCAGGAAAGTAAGGAGTTTTAGTTCAGGCAAGTGAGAGGAGCCCTGGAAAGTATGACATGGTCTGTGAGGCTGGAACTCCAGATCTGcaacttctctcaacttctgaccgAGAACCCAtggcccagggctctggggaaggagggaaggaaacttgttttgagaatcatgcaaaggggaaacctGGGCCTATTGATTCACTcaacaacagtgtgtgtgtgtgggtgcaggattAAGGGTGATGGTTTATGGTCTAGTTGTtctcacatgggtaaaatttcccatctcaccatgataagtgtctgcagtttatggaatttcaattcaCCTTTGAAAATAGCTGTTGTCTCCAATCACAAGTTgtaaggaagggaaaataaagagtgcTGACCACAAGTCCCTCAGAAATCCATAATGGAGTATGATACATATGTGAAGGAGGGACCAACACCTGCCTGAGTGGCAGGTGGCTCTAAACCAGAACTCACCAccatggggcagggcaggagagagggccacactgctgtacagatatctgcattatttcattacacttgtactggcaaaaatacctctccagacaggaatgccactcttgCTTTTGCTGAACATACCTGCAGTGCAagatcaactccacacaatactgatgtccatattttctttctttgtctgctgGCCCTCTCGTGCATGATTACACTGTCCCAGATGAcccatgctttcttttgtttttcccttttaatgttcagaagagaatgagagagaaaaacaaagacttcatgcttgagcaattggctttacaaacaaccagataaaaatgttttagatgtaaaagtcatgaccacatggaaaaccaagatggaggtCTTACGAGAAAGTGACCACGAAGCTTTTCCTGGACCAGCCTACAATGAGTGACCTCCggtctctgctggtggctctcctggacctctccaggtaggcagacacccacaggctaCGCAGGGGCACCGAGTGCTTGATCGTGAAGTTGCTTTCaaacctggagagacagcaagaagACTTCACTCACTCTGCCCTGTACTCTCAGCCGAGCCCATGAAGACCTGCTCctgcagctctgtcctcatctggcagctcagcaagagtggggagaagggcctgagcactgtgtgtgctgactgatcctggagacatctcaccaaaggcaggaagcagccagccctcagagctgaggctccagtgtggccGCACTCTGTACTTCAGTGTTTACAAATGCCACTCAGTGAACAATGAGTATCCTTTCCTGTTGCTGAAATTCTGACActtatatttttttacatttaattgtatatactatataaataaaactcataaattaatagaagtgatgCACTTTTTACTTCAGACCTGCTAGTTTATTTTAGGCCTTC
The DNA window shown above is from Erinaceus europaeus chromosome 2, mEriEur2.1, whole genome shotgun sequence and carries:
- the LOC132532844 gene encoding rho GTPase-activating protein 20-like, coding for MEVLLGSHDGAVLDSSGEVHRARPIYCDSSNSKFESNFTIKHSVPLRSLWVSAYLERSRRATSRDRRSLIVGWSRKSFVVTFS